taaccaggtcctaaaacttagaagttaattcaaattgattgatcggtgtttttcttaaaaagcacaagatattaatcaagaattaacgcgaactaagttttcaaattaacgccctggatgtaaccaggtcctaaaacttagaagttaattcaaattgattgatcggtgtttttcttaaaaagcacaagatattaatcaagaattaacgcgaactaagttttcaaattaacgtcctggatgtaaccaggtcctaaaacttagaagttaattcaaattgattgatcgtcgtttttcttaaaaagcacgagatattaatcgaAAATTAACGcagactaagtttttaaagtaatgtccaggatgcaaccaggacttatcttagaagttggttcaaaattgATTAACATGTtatttcctagaaaagcataaaatttCAATCACAGCATCAACaaaaaactaagactattaccaAAACGCATAAAGGCAAAAGGATGTAAGTCAATTAAAAGCAAAAAgttgataaagccaattgtctcgaggttagaaaacctcatacaaagtcacaaaaaaaaatatgttgTTCGAAGGGTAGAAAgaaaagaagtcctaggccccgccaggctactccgatgaggtcaccacctcgccttCCTGCTCGGTGGCTgcggaggtctccccggtctcgaagggcgcctcttgctgaaggcgagctttgaacttctccaaggaGCTGTCCCATGCGTCCGCCCCcataaaggagaagtcaccatctgggttatagacccaacaatggtacagcaaagcctccatggaggagctagtgGCTGCCCTCTCCGTcaccagggcagccttggcctcctcggcctcggccttCGTGGCGTCCAGTGCGACCCGAgcggccctggcctcctcgagctcagtcctcGCGGTGGCTAGAGCAGCCTTGGTGGCCTCGGCCTCCTACAActtaggtcgagatgcgtccagctcggcctgcgcagtcgccagggcatccttggcatcctgttcatgcttttgggcagtcttaatGGCAGCCAAAGTTTTCtagtgctcgcccctcatatcctcgagccgagccctagatcgggatatgctccgatGGAGAGCCAAGACACCCTGCAAGACAaaaagatgataaggcaactgccttagagaaaaaacaaacaaacatgtGATGCATAATGAGCAAGGGATAcaaatggcaaggccaacttaccgtgagagccatccccagtgaagactccatcacgttctccgggctccttgtctcaATCGCCCGTAGGTCCCTCTCGGCGGCATTGTAgtaatggtccacggtgtagctcgccgtctcgtagaccgtcccccgaaagatgtcggggatcttctccaaagCCCGGGGGTTCACCGGGACGCACACCTCAGGGGTTGTGGTTGACAAGGTCTCGGGGGGCACCTCCATTTCCCGAGCAGAGTCGGGAActcgcgggggaggaggaggcatcttcattgcaggagggggcggaggcactttctcctgGGTTGTCGaagcctggtttttcccctttgcaggggacttagaGGTACTCCTGATGGCCTTCTTCGCCAACCGGAGCTTTTTCACCATGGACCCGGAGGCCCCagaggaagggttccctccagggaacatagctgGCAGATCGTtgcccccgggctgagacatctcctctgataaagcaaaggcaaagtattaatatacaagtaaaaatagttatgcaagacaacaaaaataaaagggaaaacagatctcaagtatatattgaaagggatcctaccctccgagctagaggaggaatctatggtcacgaccaccggccccggagctgcagcgggggaatctaggataatgacttcgtgggctggaagaggctctgggtccgaatctggctcgggactagactcttctacatattgcccaAGACTcggagctactataccctcccgaagggagggccacgaccgaggattggtcccatactcctcaaaaaagaccgacctaaaagctatggtgttatctacgactacaatgcccctagggcggctacttttgtaatccagcacgagctggtcgacgcatacACTTCGATGGCGATGAACGGGCTGGTTAGGATAGAACCTAGCTAACCGAAGGTCTGCAGTGGCcttatctaagtccctaaacatataaggattaccttgcgcGGAGGGACCGGCTGCTGCTCCGGACCGGGCCCTCTCCTCATctgtttcttgggcgacctccagcgcccgcttccgcctcacgaggggcacctcatcctcctcgtcctcttcttctcccgcggcctcctcctcggggatgggcgctaTCTCACGAGCTGGAGGGAGgccccgcggtctcctcaaggccaaagtctggcctaggagattagcttgcacgccagcatcgtctcgtctgacaCAAGCTGGtgatagtccttttcgctggggggcagccccgccaatgtctcgtattgacccccgagggtcacgaaCTTGGCCGTCCTCatgaaaatggctgcatgattgtctctaagtcaggaactaataaaggaagataatcaataatcaacttacgagctaagagcaaaaggtacttacgagggcggttgaaatagtgatattcgcaattgcgaaaccccttcgacatgaagaactggtctttaaagttgttggggtggctgggcagctcgatgaccacagccgtgtttggaaaacgggtcagatagtagaacccgtcgcctcgccccctctgctccgggctagccttgaggcagaaaaagtaaaggatgtccgcaagcgtggggacctcccattcctgcttcaagaataaatatctcaacctcgctaacaaacggtaggagttaggggggagctggaaaggagccagcttcacgtagttgagaaaatccacgaagtactggtccagtggaaggaaggcctcagccttgaagtgctcatcactccaggccgtgTATTCCTCATCAAGTGGCGCGcaactccgctcgccttctaggggaggtcgagCATTTAGGACGCCCCTCCTAATctcaatattgtgggaaaggaatatcttattcactttcctctagttggtgatcttcgagacgatcctctcggcctcgaagaaagcgtcgggccccacctcgagctcctgctccacggctagACCGAAAATGGGGATTGGAGAGTCCATGACCACCTCTTTTCCCTTGGCTTGctgagaagacgagctgccagcagtcttcttaggggcgttcttctttggtcccatctggtcgcctaacgaacataagaagaaaatttagaaaaggcgacctaagcataggaAAGAATCTGGTGCAAAGTGTTTcatttacacgggctgaggtaatctcagcccgtggagagtgagaccacgcggttctatgaacacgcgcctgtactcccaacggatccccgataactcggaatccgtgtgtcaggacggtcatgataaaagttttccttggaaggaaagtttcagtaggaaaacagtgcaaaaccgcctgtgaagcgtgtctcctaagctacccggttttgcacccaaaaggctggttatttcaaacaggcataccaaaaatcctacccagaaaatttctccagaaagcgtaccctatgagtcatgctcctaaatggttttttctacgatcgatgccctagaataaaaacctacacctatcatacccacaaaaaccagcagAATATTGCATACGGCTAcagaaacaatttacctaagcaacagtgaagagGAAATTTAAAGCATTCATAAGCGGAGAACTTACAGAATGTTTTGCTGTGAGGaggctgaaagggtcgtctgggttggagtcTTGTCGAAAtagctggtgccaaagcctcaaaggagctctcgcgcctgaacttctggaacgctgggaacagtaaccgaaagaaagagagggttttttgagactgagaaggaagaagaagatgagaaaataagaaaattttcaaat
The Humulus lupulus chromosome 6, drHumLupu1.1, whole genome shotgun sequence DNA segment above includes these coding regions:
- the LOC133784187 gene encoding uncharacterized protein LOC133784187, which produces MSQPGGNDLPAMFPGGNPSSGASGSMVKKLRLAKKAIRSTSKSPAKGKNQASTTQEKVPPPPPAMKMPPPPPRVPDSAREMEVPPETLSTTTPEVCVPVNPRALEKIPDIFRGTVYETASYTVDHYYNAAERDLRAIETRSPENVMESSLGMALTGVLALHRSISRSRARLEDMRGEH